GGCATCTTTTCTTGTTTAGTGAGTTGTCTATACCATTTATTTTTTATTTGTATACTCTTATATGATAGCAAGTTATCGTGTTGTAAATAGATGTAGTATTTTTATAGCATTGAGAAGTTTTAGTCCTTTGCTTCTTTGGTTATATTCATGATACTCACTATTCACTCGGTAGAGTTCATGTTGTAGTGATTTTGAAGAAAACTCACATTTTCCAGTTTATAGAAAAAGATTATTGTGTTAAAATGTCGGAAAAGTCAAAAAATAAAGGCGGGTAAGAAATATGTCTATATTAGAGGAAATTAAAGAAAATGTTTCGAAGGTCATTGTAGGCAAGGAAGAGGTAATCGATTTAGCGATGATTGCGCTAGTTGCAAATGGACATGTTTTATTAGAAGACGTGCCAGGAACAGGGAAAACAACATTAGCCAAAACTCTTGCGAAAAGTATTGATGGGGCTTTTCAGCGTATTCAATTTACATCGGATACGTTGCCAGGTGATGTAGTAGGATTAGAATACTTTGATATGAAAGAAAGTGATTTTAAAACGAGAAAGGGTCCTATTTTTGCAAATCTTGTTTTAGTAGATGAAATTAATCGGGCCGTTCCACGGACACAATCAGCGTTGTTAGAGGTAATGGAGGAGCGTACGGTAACAATCGCGGGAGTAACGCATGTATTACCAGATCCGTTTATTGTGTTAGCTACACAAAATCCGTTAGAATCGGCAGGAACATTTGCACTTCCAGATGCGCAGTTAGATCGTTTTCTATTAACGATTCGCCAAGGGTACCCAAATCGTAAATATGAAAAGGAAATGTTGAAACGGTTTAAAGAAAAAAATCCATTTAATGACTTACAAAGCGTTGTAACTCTTTCTGACATATTGGAGTTGCAAGAGCAATCGAAAAAGATTCATATGCACGATGAGGTGGAAGAATACTTACTTGATATTGTAGAAGCGACGCGAAAGC
This sequence is a window from Bacillus pseudomycoides DSM 12442. Protein-coding genes within it:
- a CDS encoding AAA family ATPase, yielding MSILEEIKENVSKVIVGKEEVIDLAMIALVANGHVLLEDVPGTGKTTLAKTLAKSIDGAFQRIQFTSDTLPGDVVGLEYFDMKESDFKTRKGPIFANLVLVDEINRAVPRTQSALLEVMEERTVTIAGVTHVLPDPFIVLATQNPLESAGTFALPDAQLDRFLLTIRQGYPNRKYEKEMLKRFKEKNPFNDLQSVVTLSDILELQEQSKKIHMHDEVEEYLLDIVEATRKHDLVEIGVSPRGSLAFMRAAQARALLKGRDYVTPDDLKALAAPVCAHRLTLTIEGDMKTTKVDVLQGILEKLAVPVESV